The Saprospiraceae bacterium genome includes the window CTTTGGCAATGCCCGCATTCGCATTGAGGGTAATACCGATAATGTAGGCTCTGAAGCTTCTAATATTGCGCTTTCCAAGCGACGCGCCCAGTCGGTCGCCGATTACCTGGCTAAAGAACACGGCATGTCACCCAACCGCTTTATTGTCGTGGGTAATGGCCCGAATAACCCTGTAGCGGACAACAGCACAGCAGATGGTAAGGCCAAGAACCGACGCACAGACTTTGAGTTGATCCGGGAGTAAGAGCATGTTTAGTATGTTTGGACGTTGAGGTAGGGGAGTTATAGCGATATAGGAGGTTTTTTCTTAGCGCTATAACTCCTCGTAAGCTCACGTTTCGCACAAAATAGGATTTGTTCTTGAATAGGATTTAGTAGGGTCCTATGAATGATAGGAGGCTGGTCAGTAGATAGATAAACCAGCGATATGCCCCTAACTTAGTGTTGGTTTGGAGGTCGGATTTGCTGGCAAAAAGCACCTCAAACCGGGAGGAATTAAAATTTAGCTGCTGTGAAAAAAGGGACCAGTTATTCTATATTATTACTACTCTTTCTTGGACAACTATCTTTTGCTCAGGAAAATGACTTCTACGGGCTATCTCCTGATTCCGCATTGGTATGGTTATCCGATCATCATGTAGAAAATCCGCCTGACTTCCACGAACGGGCCTTGTATACTTTAGCGCAAGTCTATCAACTCCAGAACGATCAACTCAAGGGAGAAGCTCATCTTCAATTGATGCGCTGGCATGCCTATCATGTACCATTCACCATGGACTCCATATTCTATCACGGTGAAAAAGCAATTTCACTGTTTAAGCTGACCGGAGATCAAGCCAACTTAGCCTTTACCTCTTCCAAGTTAGTGGTGAGTTATGAAGCTTTAAATGATTTAAAACGAGCAGAAGAACTTGCCTTTGACGCGATCAGTATCTATGAAGAGTTGGGAGACTCAAAGGGCGTGGGACAATCTTATCGCAGATTAGCAGGCATTTACGGCTCCCAGAAAGCACCTGAATTATCACTGAAATATGCTTTAAAAGCCCTGGCCCTTACCGAAAATACGGATGATCATTACAATACAGCTCTGGCCTGGCTGGTGCTCATTGAATCTTACCAGGAAATGGGGGAATTGGAGAAAGCTGTTCAGGCCGGTGAGAATTGCATAGCTGTCGTGAATAAGTTTGTTCCCGAAGAAGTATTCATTCTGGCCAGAGCCTATGCACGCCGCGCCAAAGTCTGGACGATCTTAAAAAATCATCAGCAAGCGATTGCGGACGCTTCGGAATCTTATGCCATCGTGGAGCGGCAGATCGGAGCAGCCCGACCATCCACCAAAAGCTTTCGCGAAGGTATCGGTGATGCTTATTACGTCCAGGGCGATTTCCAGGCGGCCGTTCCTCATTTCACAGCTGCTATTGATGGCTATGTGCAGCTTGGGCAAAACCATTCTCCTGCCATGCAGGAATTGTATAAGAAGACAGCAGATTGCTTTTATCAGCTTGGTGACCTGCAAGAGGCATACCTGAACCAACAACTGGCACACAACGTTTTTGACACATTGATGCAGGAAAAAATTGCTAACCTGGAATCGGAAGCCCTTTTTAAATACGAGTCCGGTAAAAAAGACCAGGCTATTGCCGAACAGGCAACTGTTATTGAGCAGAATAGTAGAATCCAATGGTTGGGGATCGGATTGATTGGTTTATTACTGCTTTTCCTGAGTACCCTATATTATTATTTCAACCGCAATAAGAAAATTACCTTGGCTTTATCCGTTAAGAATCGGGAAAATGAATTACTGCTTAAAGAAATCCATCACCGGGTAAAAAACAACCTGCAAACTATTTCCAGTCTGCTCAGTCTGCAATCAGAAAGCATCAGTGACAAAAGCGCACTGGATGCCGTGCAGGAGAGCAAAAACCGGGTGGCCTCCATGGCACTGATCCACCAAAAATTGTATCAGGGGGAAAACCTCGCCGCCATCGAAATGCGTGACTATTTTGAAACCATTGGAAAAGCCATCATCGATAGTTTTGGAGAAAGGGCGAAAAACGTTTCCCTGGAAGTAGATATGTCAAAGATAGAATTGGATGTGGACACGGCGGTCCCCGTTGGCCTCATCACCAATGAACTGATCACGAATTCTATAAAACATGCGTTTCCTGATCAACAAAAAGGCCAGATCTTAATTACCTTGACCCAGGATGAAAATGATTTGCTGCAATTGCAAATTGCAGACAATGGCCAAAACATGACCAACGGATCAGTCCTTAAAAAGGACAGCGGCTTTGGTACTTTGCTGGTTCAATTACTGACTACGCAACTGGGAGGGAAATTAGAAAAATCGACGGAAGCAGGAACCTCCATCATGATCCGGTTCCCCCGGCAGGAGAAGGCAGCCGCTTAAGTAAAAACGACTATGGAAAAGACTACCGCCGCGAAAATTCTCATGGTAGAGGATGATATGATCATTGCCGCCGATATTTCTATGCAACTAACCAAACTCGGGTATGAAGTCATTGGAATAAATACCCGCGGGGAAGACGCCATCAACACCATTGAACACAATCGGCCGGACCTGATCCTGATGGATATCGTATTATCCGGAAAAATGAATGGGATAGAGGCCGCCCGGATCATTTTGGAAAAATTTCAGGTTCCGCTGATTTTTCTAACCTCCAACTCGGATGACGCCACCTTTCAGCAAGCCCTTACCGCCAGGCCCTACGCTTTCATTTCGAAGCCTTTTCAGAAGTCCGACCTGGAACGCACTATCAAGCTGGCCCTGCAGCGGATCGCCGTGGAGCAGGAATCAGAACCCGTCAAAGAACGCACGGACCATGTATCTGCCATGGAGGACCGGCTATTTATCCGGCACAAAAATCAAATGGTCAAGGTGTTACTTTCGGAAATTTTGTACGCTGAAGCCGACCGGAATTATTGTAAGGTCCATACCGAAGAACAATCTTATCTGCTGTCCGTCCCACTCCGGAATATTGAAGCACAATTACCCGCCGATCATTTCTTCCGGGTCCATCGTGCCTTCGTGGTCAACCTCACCAAGATTGACGCCATCAGTGAATATCACGAATACCTGGCCATCCGATCCCATCAGGTCCCGATCTCCCGGAGATCGAAAGAGGAAGTGATCAAACGCTTGAAAATGATTTAAACCTGTTCTTAGGCAATATTGTCCAGGCGCTTACTTATCTACCTATCCTTACCATTCGGACAGTGATTCCTACCGTCTGGAAGTTACCGTCGGCTCCTTTTCCTGTTCCTCTTACCTTGGCTGTACATAATAACCAATCGCTATGCAAAGGCAGCCGCCGCCCAAAATACTGATCCTGGAAAGTCAAATGATCATTGCCGCGGATATATCGCTACAATTTTCAAAACTGGGCTATGACGTGATCGGGATCAATACCCGCGCGGAAGATGCCCTGAAAACCATTGCAACCAGTCGTCCGGATATGGTTTTAATCAACCTCGAATGGCAGGCAGATGCAGCGGGGCTAGGGACCGCCCGGATCATTTTGGAAACCTTCCGGATCCCGGTCATTTTCCTGAGTGCCGGCACGGACAGGGAGCTGTTTAAAGGCATTATTGCCGCACGGCCTTATGCTTTTATCGCTAAACCATTTGAAAAAAAGGACTTGCAGAGAGGGGTGGAAACTGCGCTCAAGCGCATGGCCGCGGAAGGGCTATAGTCCAGGTGCAGTCAACCTATTTAACCAGCTACCGTCCGTTTTCTCTTTTTTACCGTTCGGACGACGATCCCCACCGTTCGGACAGTCGCGCTGAATAAGGTTTCATCCGTACCTACCTTTCAAGCATTATTTAACGATGATGAAACCAATACCTGGTAGGTAATCACGATCAACGAGAATGCCTGGCCGGAACATAAACTCAATACAAATGAAAAAGCATTTAATTACTACAACAATGTTTACTGACTCCTTCTATCAATGGAGCAATTTATCTTCAAAAGGGGCCAATTTTAAAATTGCAGCTATCCTTTGCAGTTTTTTTATCCTAATTATTCCAGACATTAATGGTCAGAACCTCATATCCAACCCTGGTGCTGAGTCTGATCCCACAAGTAATGGATGGACTATTGTTTCAGAAGGAACAAATTGTTTTGATAACGGTAATTGGAGGATTAATGGTGGCCTTAATGGGTTTCCGGTGGCTCAATCAGGTGATTATATTTTCTATCCTGGCTGTGGTGGTGCCAGGAATGGGACGCAATATGAAGTTTATCAGGATGTTGATGTTTCCTTTTTTGCGGCAACAATTGATGCAGGAAATCAAACTTTCAATTTTTCTGGTTACTCACAAGTCTTTGAACAAGAAACAAATGACGGTGCCCAGATAATTGTAGAATACAGAAATCCTGGCGGAACTGTTTTGGATTACTATGATACCGGCGAAAATAACTTAGGCAGTGTATGGACCCTTTATACTGATACAAGAACAGCCCCAGTCGGTACAAGAGCCGTAAGAGTCAGATTAATTGCTTACTCAAGAGCCGGTACTTCCATCGACGGATACTTTGATGTTTTATCCCTCTGTACTGACGGCGACGGTTTATGTAATGAGGTAGACGATGACTACGACAACGACGGCATAAATGACTTAGGCGATAACTGCCCGCTCATTGCCAATGCCGATCAGTTAGATAGTGATACAGACGGGGCTGGAGACGCCTGTGATGCATCGTTTAGCGTTTGTATCGCCATTACATCGCTCGAAACTGCAGTGGAAGCACTGCCCACCACTTCTGATGGCACTAAAGCCTTCCTGCTAAACAAACTGAATATTGCCAGAGATAAATTCGCCACTGGCAATAACAATGCAGCCACTGGTAACCTGGGAGCCTTCATCAACAAAGTGAATGCTAAATCACCGGATGAAATTTCTCAGGAAGATGCCGATGCGCTTATTGCCGCTGCCAATGCGATTATCAACGGTATCAACAGTGGTCAAAATGACTGTGATGGTAGTGTTCAAAGCCTTATTAGCCCCGGCAACAGTGGCAACCTTGCATATGATGTAGTTAAACCCCTCAGTTTGGAAGTCTACCCAAACCCAGCCAGAGATAGGGTAAATATTCGCTTTGCTGCTATAGACGCCAAAACGCAGGTGGTTATTTACAACCTCCATGGGAAGCAAGTCTGGATGCAGGAAACCGAACCCTACCAGGAGGTATTGGATGTGGACTTGTCAGCAAGTCAATTCGAAACAGGTTTCTATACCATCCGTGTTTCGAATGAGCATGGAACGGAGGCGATAAGAATAGTTATTAATAAATAAGCAATAAGTAAAATCTCTAAGAAACATGAGTCATCCCAAATTCTATAACAATGCTTACGGGACCTCAATAGAGGTCAGACATTCGTAGAACTTGGTCGAATTATAGGTTTCCGACCTCAGCGAGGTCGCAGATTAATCCTATTCAGCCCTAAATGGTGCGACCTCGCTGAGGTCGATGTGAATATTTCACCCGTTTTCAACGAATATTTGACCTCGCTGAGGTCATTAGAGCCGCCAACAAAAATTCGGGATGACTCATGTTAATGTAAGGGATCCATTTTTACTTTTTTACCGTTCGGACAATCGCTCTGAAAAAACTTTCACCTGCTCCTACCTTGTAAGCATTATTTAAAGGTCAATAAAACACAAGACTATAAAAAGGATATTATTACCGATAGTTGAGATTTTATTACTCAGTGACCAATCCTTATGAGATTATTGAAATCGCCATGCTCCATGTGGGCATTGACCCAGGCCTGATCGACGATACGGATCTTAAGTATTTAACAAACCTCCTGCGTATCGCTAAATAAAAAGTATGGCTTTTGGTAGCCAATCCCGATTTCTCTTGAAGCAAATTCGGGACAAGTTATCGGGATTGGTTACCTCCCTGTTGCCTGACCACGGCCTTAGGGCATTGGCTGGCAACGGTTTTTTCAAACATAAAAAACACTATAACTATGAAAAAGGTAACTAATGTTTTTCAGAAATTCCTCCTCACCTGCTGCCTCATTTTGGCCATCAGCCAAGTGGCACAGGCAACCATCAAATATGTCAAACCAACTTCATCCGGCACAGGCGACGGCTCTTCGTGGGCAAATGCTTCCGACGACCTGCAAGCCATGATAAACGCCGCTGGCAGCGGGGACGAAGTATGGGTGGCCACTGGCACCTACCTGCCCACCAGGGATATCTCTGGCAACAGTTCCCCCGCTGAGCCGCGGAATAAAACCTTCTTTATTGACAAGGATATTGAAATATACGGTGGCTTCCCTAATACGGGCGACCCCGGCATGGCCGACAGGGATTGGAAAACCTACCACACCATCCTCAGCGGCGACCTCAACGGTGATGATGTGCCAGGGCTATCCGGCAGCAATCTGGTCAGTGATCCATCAAGGGGTGACAACGCCTACTCAGTGGTTTTTACCAGAAACGTCAGTAGTGATTTTGTGTTAGATGGATTTTATATAAAAGATGGAAACGCCAGTATCTCTAGTACCGGTGATTATAAAAGCCCCGCCAGAAGCGGTGGTGGCTGGTACAATGAGGGCAGCCCAACTATTAAGAACTGCTTTTTCCAGTCCAACTCCTGTAGGGCTTCCGGAGGAACGATATTCAATAACGCAAATAACGGAGGTATTGCCAACCCATCCTATTCCGACTGCTCCTTCCTCAATTCCTACTCAAACAACACTGGTGGGACGGTTTTCAACAATGGCACAAGTGGAGGCTCGACCAGTCCCACCTTTACCAATTGTTCATTTGCCAATACAAGTTCGCCGAACTGGGGTGGTACGGTGGTAAACTACGCCATTGGAGGCGTCTCCAACCCGTCATTTGTCAACTGTTCTTTTGCTAACTCCAATTCCGGTGTCTATGGAGGAACACTGTATAACGGTTCAGATTCAGGAGGCACCTGCAACCCCTCATACACCAATTGCACTTTCACCAACTCTCATGCGGGTGACAGGGGAGGAGTGGCCTTTAACCGCAGAAGTACAGGTACCAACCCCAGTACTTGTAATCCAATTTACACCAACTGTATTTTCTGGGGGAGTACTGCTGCTAACACTGGGACTATTTTTTATAACTTAAATGCGAACGTCACTGTTAATAATTCGCTCGTTGAAGATGTGGACTGTACCACCTTTAGCACCAACTCCAATGGGGGCATCACCTGCAACGGCAACATGCTCTTCAACCAAGACCCGCTTTTTGTGGACGCCGCCAATGGTGACCTCCACCTTCAGCCCTGCTCCCCGGCCATTGATGCAGGAACGGCCACTAATGTACAAGACGACCTCGATGGCAACCCCCGTCCTTTCCCCGGAACGGCCGTAGATATGGGGGCTTACGAATACCAAAGCATCCTGTCACCAACGATAACCTGCCCTGCCAACGTCACCGCCGATGTGGATGCGGGCATCTGCTGCGCCACGCTGTCCATCGCTGCCCCAACGGGGGAAGACAATTGTTCCACCCTTACTTTCTCCAATGATTATAATCGGACTAATGACGCCAGCGATGTTTATTTCCCAGGAGAAACCATCGTCACTTGGACCGCTACCAACGGCTTGGGCAACACCTTCACCTGCCAACATAGCGTGACTGTGGAAGACAACGAACCGCCAGTGCTTGGTTACACCGACGAAGTCTGCTATACTGAATACGAGGTCTGTTTGGATGAACAGGCGGCTTATACCGCCCAGCAGATGGCGGAGCTTGAAATATTTATTGCCAATTGCAACGGCGACCCTGCCTGCTTGCAAGAAGCTGCAGGGGAAGCTTTAAAAATTGATGAGAACGCCCGTAAGTTGGTATATAATTGCCTGATTATCCTCAACGGTTGTGAGGTCATTCCAGCAGTGAACAACCAGTTGCCTGACATCGTGGTAGAAGCACCCGCTGGAAGTTGCGAAATCGAACTGAACCCCGGCCCGGTGGTCATGGAAAATTGCGCCACCTTCACCCTCACCAATGATTTCAACAGCAACGGTACGGGAGAGGGAACTTACCCGGTCGGCACCACTGTCGTCACCTGGACGGCCGTTGACCAGTACGGCAACACCAGCACCGTTTCCCGCAGTATCACCGTGATTGGCGAGGGCGATGCTGATTGTGATGGTGTTTCAGACGGTTGTGATATCTGTCCCGGCGGCGATGACTCCGTAGACGCCAATGGGGACGGCATTCCCGATTGCAGCCAGTTGCTTGATTATGAGGATTACAGTCCTGATTGGAAATGCGGCAACAACAAATTATTTATCTGCCATGTGGACGAGTTCGGCAACCGCCGCACGCTTTGCGTCAACAAAAATGCACTCCTAGGCCACCTCTCCCATGGTGACTGGGCAGGCCCCTGTCAGAATTGCGACGGGCAGAATTTGGTGGCACCAAATAAAGATGGCATTGGTACAATAGCAGCGCATGCCGAGTTGAACATTTTCCCAAATCCGGCAAACGGTGAGGTCAGGGTAATATTTGAAAGGCATGCACCAGTTGCTACGCTCCGCATCACGGATGTACTGGGCAGGGTGGTTTACGAAAAAGAATTGGGCGAAGGGGTTGATCGAATGACAATTGACTTGAACAATAGTCAATTTGAAAATGGCCTTTACCTCGTTTCGCTTTTGGAGAACGGGGAAACAAACACAAAGCAATTGGTGGTACTACAATAAACCAAATGAGTGCCCAGTTCCGATGCACAGTCGGGACTGGTTACCCCCCTGTTGCCTGGCCACAGCCTCCGGGCATTGCCTGGCAGCAGGTTTTTTCAAAAAAAAACACTATAACCATGAAAAAGATACCCAACATTAAACTGGTCATTTTTTGCATCCTTGCATGGACCAGCACATCCACTTTTCTATCGGGCCAGGTATTAAAAACCTGGGACGGCTCATTCTCCAGCAATTGGCACGATTCAGCCAATTGGACCCCGGCCGGTGTACCCGGAGCAGACGACAGCGTGGATATACCCGCTGGTACACCAATTAGCCCAGTCATCAGTACCACCGATGCGAAAGCCTATGATCTTATAGTACAGCCAGATGCCTTCCTCGAAGTGACTAGCTACGGCGCCCTGACCATCAATGGTGCTTTCTCCGGTCCCCCTTTTACGAATATAACACTGGGAAATGAGGGTACAATCATCAATAGGGGGGATATATACATTACCCAGCCTTACGCCATCGCGCCTGAATTTATTACTGATGTTGGAATTGCTAATCGGGGAACCTTTAACAACTTTGCAAATGGCAGATTATATATTGACAATGAAACAGATGGTATTGTAAACAGTGGGACGTTTACCAATGAGGGTATCATCACCATTGGGGGGACAGCAAACGTACAGCCCATTGCCATTTCTAACGGCGGCACTTTCAACAACAATACTTGCCAAGCCCTGATTGACATCAATTATGAGTATAATCCATTTAACCCAATTGATCCAATTATTGAGAATTACAGCACCTTTGACAATAGCGGAATCATCATCTCAAATTCTGGTAATAGGAGTTCTATCGGCCACAATACTGGCGCGGTGATAGGCAGATTTTCCGTACAATCGGGAAACGCGCCCCTACTCGCTGAGTTTGATGGAGAATTTTGGATCGGCTGCCATTCCACTGATTGGAACGACCCTCAAAATTGGGCACGTCGCTTTGTACCTACCAGCAGCGATTATGTGACTATCTATTCTGTAGGCAACGCCCCGGTCATCACTTCAGCGACCACGGTCAAATATGTTTCAGTAGGTCGTGATGCTGTTTTGACTGTTCAAGAATTCGGGAGTTTATATGCAGATTTCATAATAAGCGCGGGCGTAGTGGATAACTATGGCAACATCACGATATCTGGAATGACAAATTTTTCCCGTTTCAACAACAACACTTGTGCTACACTCACTTGTCCCAACGGGATTGTCAATACTAATATAATAGATCCCTCCGTCCCTTGCACCTTTAATAACGCCGGGTTGGTTAAGTTCGCCACCCCTATTATTGTAGATAATGGGTCTACTTTTACCAACGACGGCATCATCGAAAACTTCCAGGGCAACCTATTGCCAGGTACCGTGACCAACAACGGGCTTGTGGTGGCGCCCATCTACGGCTGCCCATCCACGGGCATACAACCAGCCATTGACTTAGCCGGAACTGGTTTCACAATCGGCACTACCTGGTACTCCAACCCCAATCTGACCGGCCCGGCTGCCGGCACCTACGATCAGGCCACGAACACTTTTACCCCTTCCATTGGGGCAGGCACGCACACCCTGTATATGAGCATTGACGGCACGCCCAGTTGTCCAAAGACGTGACCCTCTCTACACTGGACGATGCCTCCTTCAGCTATGCTCCCGTCAGCTATTGCACCTATGACGCCGACCCAACGCCCACTATCACGGGGCTATCAGGTGGCACTTTCTCCGGCTCTCCTGCCGGATTGTCCATCAACCCAGGCACCGGGCAAATAGACCTCTCGGCAAGCACGCCCAATACCTATACGGTGACCTATACCACGGCCGGCCCCTGCTCCAACTCAAGCAGCACGACCGTCATCGTGGAAAACTGCTGCTTCCTTGACCCCGTTTGTGCCAACCCAACCGTCCAGCTCGATGCTACGGGCAACGTGACCATTTATGCCACTGACCTCGACGGCGGCAGTACGAGCTGCGGCACAATGGATTTTACCATTGGCTTCCCCGCAGCGTCTTCGTTCGCTTTCGACTGTTCGGGCATCGGTCCGAACCTGGTGACTCTCACGGTCACCGACGACACTGGCAGTGCGACCTGCCAAAGCATCGTCACCGTAGAGGACAACTTGCCCCCGAGCGCCCTCTGTAAGGACATCAACAAGGTCCTCGGCAGTGGCCCCGGCGGCAACGTCACCCTCCTGCCCAGCGAGGTGGACAACGGCTCCTACGACAACTGCGGCGCCACGGGCGGGGTCACCCTCGTCAGCGTTTCGCCTAGCAGTTTCAGTTGTTCCAGTTCGCCTACACAAATAGTCACCCTAACTGTGAAGGATGCTCAAAATTTAACCAGCACCTGCACGGCCAACGTGACCCTAGTGGACCTCACTGATCCTGTGGCCTTGTGCCAACCA containing:
- a CDS encoding histidine kinase dimerization/phosphoacceptor domain -containing protein, translated to MKKGTSYSILLLLFLGQLSFAQENDFYGLSPDSALVWLSDHHVENPPDFHERALYTLAQVYQLQNDQLKGEAHLQLMRWHAYHVPFTMDSIFYHGEKAISLFKLTGDQANLAFTSSKLVVSYEALNDLKRAEELAFDAISIYEELGDSKGVGQSYRRLAGIYGSQKAPELSLKYALKALALTENTDDHYNTALAWLVLIESYQEMGELEKAVQAGENCIAVVNKFVPEEVFILARAYARRAKVWTILKNHQQAIADASESYAIVERQIGAARPSTKSFREGIGDAYYVQGDFQAAVPHFTAAIDGYVQLGQNHSPAMQELYKKTADCFYQLGDLQEAYLNQQLAHNVFDTLMQEKIANLESEALFKYESGKKDQAIAEQATVIEQNSRIQWLGIGLIGLLLLFLSTLYYYFNRNKKITLALSVKNRENELLLKEIHHRVKNNLQTISSLLSLQSESISDKSALDAVQESKNRVASMALIHQKLYQGENLAAIEMRDYFETIGKAIIDSFGERAKNVSLEVDMSKIELDVDTAVPVGLITNELITNSIKHAFPDQQKGQILITLTQDENDLLQLQIADNGQNMTNGSVLKKDSGFGTLLVQLLTTQLGGKLEKSTEAGTSIMIRFPRQEKAAA
- a CDS encoding response regulator, with protein sequence MEKTTAAKILMVEDDMIIAADISMQLTKLGYEVIGINTRGEDAINTIEHNRPDLILMDIVLSGKMNGIEAARIILEKFQVPLIFLTSNSDDATFQQALTARPYAFISKPFQKSDLERTIKLALQRIAVEQESEPVKERTDHVSAMEDRLFIRHKNQMVKVLLSEILYAEADRNYCKVHTEEQSYLLSVPLRNIEAQLPADHFFRVHRAFVVNLTKIDAISEYHEYLAIRSHQVPISRRSKEEVIKRLKMI
- a CDS encoding response regulator; the encoded protein is MQRQPPPKILILESQMIIAADISLQFSKLGYDVIGINTRAEDALKTIATSRPDMVLINLEWQADAAGLGTARIILETFRIPVIFLSAGTDRELFKGIIAARPYAFIAKPFEKKDLQRGVETALKRMAAEGL
- a CDS encoding T9SS type A sorting domain-containing protein — encoded protein: MKKHLITTTMFTDSFYQWSNLSSKGANFKIAAILCSFFILIIPDINGQNLISNPGAESDPTSNGWTIVSEGTNCFDNGNWRINGGLNGFPVAQSGDYIFYPGCGGARNGTQYEVYQDVDVSFFAATIDAGNQTFNFSGYSQVFEQETNDGAQIIVEYRNPGGTVLDYYDTGENNLGSVWTLYTDTRTAPVGTRAVRVRLIAYSRAGTSIDGYFDVLSLCTDGDGLCNEVDDDYDNDGINDLGDNCPLIANADQLDSDTDGAGDACDASFSVCIAITSLETAVEALPTTSDGTKAFLLNKLNIARDKFATGNNNAATGNLGAFINKVNAKSPDEISQEDADALIAAANAIINGINSGQNDCDGSVQSLISPGNSGNLAYDVVKPLSLEVYPNPARDRVNIRFAAIDAKTQVVIYNLHGKQVWMQETEPYQEVLDVDLSASQFETGFYTIRVSNEHGTEAIRIVINK
- a CDS encoding choice-of-anchor Q domain-containing protein — its product is MKKVTNVFQKFLLTCCLILAISQVAQATIKYVKPTSSGTGDGSSWANASDDLQAMINAAGSGDEVWVATGTYLPTRDISGNSSPAEPRNKTFFIDKDIEIYGGFPNTGDPGMADRDWKTYHTILSGDLNGDDVPGLSGSNLVSDPSRGDNAYSVVFTRNVSSDFVLDGFYIKDGNASISSTGDYKSPARSGGGWYNEGSPTIKNCFFQSNSCRASGGTIFNNANNGGIANPSYSDCSFLNSYSNNTGGTVFNNGTSGGSTSPTFTNCSFANTSSPNWGGTVVNYAIGGVSNPSFVNCSFANSNSGVYGGTLYNGSDSGGTCNPSYTNCTFTNSHAGDRGGVAFNRRSTGTNPSTCNPIYTNCIFWGSTAANTGTIFYNLNANVTVNNSLVEDVDCTTFSTNSNGGITCNGNMLFNQDPLFVDAANGDLHLQPCSPAIDAGTATNVQDDLDGNPRPFPGTAVDMGAYEYQSILSPTITCPANVTADVDAGICCATLSIAAPTGEDNCSTLTFSNDYNRTNDASDVYFPGETIVTWTATNGLGNTFTCQHSVTVEDNEPPVLGYTDEVCYTEYEVCLDEQAAYTAQQMAELEIFIANCNGDPACLQEAAGEALKIDENARKLVYNCLIILNGCEVIPAVNNQLPDIVVEAPAGSCEIELNPGPVVMENCATFTLTNDFNSNGTGEGTYPVGTTVVTWTAVDQYGNTSTVSRSITVIGEGDADCDGVSDGCDICPGGDDSVDANGDGIPDCSQLLDYEDYSPDWKCGNNKLFICHVDEFGNRRTLCVNKNALLGHLSHGDWAGPCQNCDGQNLVAPNKDGIGTIAAHAELNIFPNPANGEVRVIFERHAPVATLRITDVLGRVVYEKELGEGVDRMTIDLNNSQFENGLYLVSLLENGETNTKQLVVLQ